A genomic stretch from Leptospira licerasiae serovar Varillal str. VAR 010 includes:
- the trxA gene encoding thioredoxin, giving the protein MPGSFNELLKTHDKPILVDFWAEWCGPCKMVAPELEKFAQAHQGQVTVVKVNIDEKPELAQQYGVQSIPTLMLFKGGEIAEKVVGAIPQAHMEKVFAPKLA; this is encoded by the coding sequence ATGCCTGGTTCATTCAACGAACTTCTTAAAACACATGATAAACCCATCCTAGTGGATTTCTGGGCCGAATGGTGCGGTCCTTGTAAAATGGTAGCTCCTGAGCTGGAAAAATTTGCGCAAGCTCACCAAGGGCAAGTAACCGTAGTAAAAGTCAATATAGACGAAAAGCCTGAGTTGGCTCAACAATACGGAGTTCAATCCATTCCGACCCTGATGTTATTCAAAGGTGGAGAAATCGCTGAAAAAGTGGTGGGAGCAATTCCACAGGCACATATGGAGAAAGTTTTTGCCCCTAAACTGGCTTAA
- the surE gene encoding 5'/3'-nucleotidase SurE, whose translation MNILITNDDGISSNGILALEKVLGKEHNTYLIAPLKERSATSMALSIYDSMRVERVNENHYIVDGFPVDCVNIGLHGNIFPKIDLVLSGINRGVNMGHDVHYSGTVGAARHGAIHNRKSIAVSSGNLDKNYDYYKEAELVREILNSWTEEFSAGIVYNINIPEKFENSLSSIEIAKLGKRTYVDTYHSKQIIGGISDFFLGGSELGHIPEEGADFDIFFRGKIPITPLSLDQTSPLELEEFRKRIRVKSK comes from the coding sequence ATGAATATTCTAATCACCAACGACGACGGGATCTCCTCCAATGGAATCCTTGCATTGGAAAAAGTTTTAGGAAAAGAACATAACACCTACCTAATCGCTCCTCTAAAGGAACGCTCAGCAACCTCTATGGCATTGAGTATTTACGATTCCATGAGAGTAGAAAGAGTGAACGAAAATCATTATATCGTAGACGGATTTCCTGTGGACTGTGTGAATATCGGACTTCATGGGAATATCTTTCCCAAAATAGATTTGGTGCTCTCCGGGATCAACCGGGGAGTGAATATGGGGCACGATGTTCATTATTCCGGAACAGTCGGAGCCGCAAGACACGGAGCTATCCATAATAGAAAAAGTATCGCTGTCAGTTCCGGGAATTTGGATAAAAACTACGATTATTACAAAGAAGCGGAACTAGTCCGTGAAATCCTGAACTCCTGGACTGAGGAATTTTCAGCCGGTATTGTTTATAATATCAATATCCCTGAAAAATTCGAGAACTCACTTTCTTCTATAGAAATAGCGAAGTTGGGAAAAAGAACCTATGTGGACACTTATCATTCCAAGCAGATCATAGGAGGGATCTCGGATTTCTTCTTAGGAGGCTCGGAACTCGGACATATTCCTGAAGAAGGCGCCGATTTCGATATATTCTTCCGTGGAAAAATTCCGATCACTCCTTTAAGTTTAGATCAAACTTCTCCGCTTGAGTTGGAAGAATTTAGAAAAAGGATCCGGGTTAAATCGAAGTAA
- a CDS encoding TIGR01777 family oxidoreductase: protein MLIGITGGTGLIGSMLAIRLKAEGHRVRIFSRSGKLPPRLQRISEWDVRIGSLPTRADLEGVNVLINLAGEPIAGVRWTPEYKQRIRSSRIDFTRDLVARLTSLGEFAPKALFNSSAIGIYGSYDAGTPPFDEDSPAAEDELGVLCRDWEEEALEAEKAGIRTVLLRTGVVLTTEGGALATMLPAFKLFAGGPIGSGNQILSWIHIEDQLSAIMFLIRKEEARGAFNLVSPEPLSNEQFSKILAKTLGRPSFTRVPSFALSLAFGEGSIVATHGQRAVPKRLQELGYKFRYPNLEAALRNLLG, encoded by the coding sequence ATGCTTATTGGAATTACCGGCGGCACGGGACTCATAGGATCCATGTTGGCGATCCGCTTGAAGGCAGAAGGACATAGAGTCCGGATCTTCAGCAGAAGCGGAAAATTGCCGCCCAGACTCCAAAGAATTTCAGAATGGGACGTTAGGATCGGTTCACTACCTACCAGAGCTGATCTAGAGGGAGTAAACGTTCTAATCAATTTAGCAGGCGAACCGATAGCAGGAGTTCGCTGGACCCCCGAATACAAACAAAGGATCCGCTCTTCTCGTATAGACTTTACCAGGGATCTTGTCGCAAGACTGACTTCTTTGGGAGAATTTGCGCCCAAAGCATTATTCAATTCTTCTGCAATCGGGATCTATGGATCTTACGATGCAGGAACCCCACCGTTCGACGAAGACAGTCCTGCGGCGGAAGATGAGTTAGGCGTCCTATGCAGAGACTGGGAAGAAGAAGCATTAGAAGCGGAAAAAGCAGGCATCAGGACCGTTCTCTTAAGAACTGGAGTAGTTCTCACTACTGAAGGCGGAGCACTTGCAACGATGCTGCCAGCATTCAAATTATTCGCTGGCGGCCCGATCGGGAGCGGAAACCAAATCCTCTCCTGGATCCATATCGAAGACCAACTTTCCGCAATCATGTTCCTGATCAGAAAAGAAGAAGCAAGAGGAGCATTCAATCTTGTATCTCCCGAGCCTCTTTCCAACGAGCAATTCAGTAAGATTCTGGCAAAAACTCTAGGGCGCCCATCATTTACGAGAGTTCCTTCCTTCGCACTTTCCCTCGCATTCGGCGAAGGCTCCATTGTGGCAACTCACGGTCAGAGAGCGGTTCCGAAAAGACTCCAAGAGTTGGGTTATAAATTCAGATACCCGAATCTGGAAGCAGCACTTCGAAATTTATTAGGCTAA
- a CDS encoding LysM peptidoglycan-binding domain-containing protein, whose protein sequence is MASQNFSFSISRSRLFQFFTILLISVSLIGILAEPKKGVHEDVFEYKVKKNDTLSKIAKEFLQDPRNWKELLKYNEIPNPSLIREGTTLLIPGFLRKDTISATGEIIKPNAGPVAIADFQKGQVQFSRDFTPTGLPASWSKLSKDQLLNMDDWVQTGQGSSSKIIFTKNGTVVELREKTLTKIVKTTSESISEFKLNKDGGILELKSGYLEAKVPPKKPGDDTRKFMVVTPTAVVGVRGTELYVNAPDPENTMVGCYKGELEVSAEGKTVAVPAGFGTTVVKGQAPSKPEKLPEKVELE, encoded by the coding sequence ATGGCCTCCCAGAATTTCTCTTTTTCGATATCTCGATCCAGACTGTTTCAATTTTTTACGATCTTACTCATCTCCGTTTCTTTGATCGGAATTCTTGCTGAACCGAAAAAAGGAGTCCACGAAGATGTTTTCGAATATAAGGTAAAGAAGAACGATACCTTATCCAAAATCGCAAAGGAATTCCTGCAAGACCCAAGAAATTGGAAAGAATTATTAAAATATAATGAAATTCCAAACCCTTCTTTGATTAGAGAGGGTACAACTCTTCTCATCCCAGGCTTCTTAAGAAAGGACACTATTTCCGCGACAGGAGAAATCATAAAACCTAATGCAGGTCCAGTGGCAATTGCAGATTTCCAAAAGGGACAAGTTCAATTCTCAAGAGATTTTACCCCGACAGGACTCCCGGCAAGTTGGTCCAAACTTTCCAAAGACCAATTATTGAACATGGACGATTGGGTCCAAACTGGACAAGGCTCTTCTTCTAAAATCATATTCACCAAAAACGGAACAGTCGTAGAGCTAAGAGAGAAGACCTTAACCAAGATAGTAAAAACAACTTCAGAATCTATTTCGGAATTTAAACTGAATAAGGATGGAGGGATTCTTGAACTCAAGTCCGGATATCTGGAGGCTAAGGTACCTCCTAAAAAGCCGGGAGATGATACTCGCAAATTTATGGTAGTAACTCCTACGGCTGTTGTGGGAGTGAGAGGAACTGAATTATACGTGAATGCTCCCGATCCTGAAAATACTATGGTCGGATGTTACAAAGGAGAATTAGAAGTCTCCGCTGAAGGAAAAACAGTGGCGGTTCCTGCCGGATTCGGAACTACTGTGGTAAAAGGACAGGCGCCTTCCAAACCGGAAAAACTTCCCGAAAAGGTTGAGTTAGAGTGA
- the ompL47 gene encoding multi-beta-barrel domain surface protein OmpL47, which yields MNRNPLWVLLASMLVSSAILAQTSPGTTAPPKSTTPKAETTKPSGTERESSSGEKPDLYINSQSSFEFNSKDEGSSVDYIEYKIGSGDYTKYVSSITLVREGLTKITYRAVDKAGNKEPEKHFNVLVDNTPPSTKITPSAALIVHENTNYATKTLTYSITAQDNLAGVQDIKVSINGAEPKVYDGKPIQLEKAGVNTIKFSATDKSGNTSTDSVLAVTVDQEKPMVELFGSALVTVKDKIFVKSGNAFTIKASDTLSGIKQIFYKLDSGEWKLYADPVSVEAQGNHTIEAKSVDSVGNESDVKKIAFIVDTTPPETKIQKVDNKPSSPAPATKPASSSASPSTEN from the coding sequence ATGAATCGTAATCCCTTATGGGTCCTTCTAGCAAGTATGCTAGTCTCCAGCGCTATTCTCGCTCAAACTTCGCCAGGTACGACTGCTCCTCCGAAATCTACCACGCCTAAGGCGGAAACTACTAAGCCGTCCGGAACGGAAAGAGAATCATCTTCCGGAGAAAAACCGGATCTATATATCAACTCCCAATCTTCCTTCGAATTTAACTCTAAGGACGAGGGTTCCAGTGTGGATTATATCGAATATAAGATCGGATCAGGAGATTATACTAAATATGTTTCTTCTATTACATTGGTAAGAGAAGGTCTGACTAAGATCACTTACAGAGCGGTGGATAAAGCCGGGAATAAAGAACCGGAAAAACATTTTAACGTTCTTGTGGATAATACCCCTCCTTCTACCAAGATCACTCCAAGTGCTGCATTAATAGTTCATGAAAATACGAACTATGCTACTAAAACTCTAACGTACTCTATTACCGCTCAGGATAACCTGGCGGGTGTTCAAGATATCAAGGTCTCTATCAATGGAGCAGAGCCAAAAGTTTATGACGGTAAACCCATCCAGTTGGAAAAAGCCGGGGTGAACACCATTAAATTTTCTGCAACTGATAAGTCAGGAAATACTTCTACCGATTCCGTTTTGGCAGTAACAGTGGACCAAGAGAAACCGATGGTTGAACTTTTCGGTTCTGCTCTTGTAACCGTAAAAGATAAAATTTTTGTGAAAAGCGGAAATGCTTTTACCATCAAGGCTTCGGATACATTATCCGGAATTAAGCAGATCTTTTATAAATTGGATTCAGGCGAATGGAAATTATACGCTGATCCAGTTTCTGTAGAAGCACAAGGAAATCACACGATCGAAGCTAAATCAGTAGATTCGGTCGGTAACGAAAGTGATGTGAAGAAGATCGCTTTTATAGTAGATACCACTCCTCCTGAGACTAAGATCCAGAAAGTGGATAATAAGCCTAGCTCTCCAGCCCCGGCAACTAAACCTGCAAGTTCTTCTGCTTCACCAAGCACAGAAAATTAG
- a CDS encoding Acg family FMN-binding oxidoreductase has translation MSFGAFLSTSQVLQYCKTSSKERYDYERKNPFDPEFLSENISPILKALRIGITAPNPHNVQPWKFKLIDDHSALLYVDERRLLKDTDPTFRQIHIGQGTFLENLSLGTQVFGYLAEVSLFPEGKYTIADMGKKPIAKIVLVKQEDLVRNPLSEFISDRVTRRSIYEGDDLTPDDFEKIYKDSTVLYSELKFVAKEGSENLGKRLVAAMQMETDTYNTYEESRIWFRYNDEEIGKYKDGLSLRANGVSGLKYYFARNFFLKHGAESWHSPENKKAGMDMFTSMVESSKGFIFLKTNRNEIIDWVQAGRDYLRLHLAATKNGFSLHPMSQILQEYPEMDQIRNEFESSLKPGEKIQMLVRLGRSDYHYYSPRRDTKDFII, from the coding sequence ATGAGCTTCGGTGCTTTTCTTTCTACTTCACAAGTTTTACAATATTGTAAAACTTCCTCCAAGGAAAGATATGATTACGAAAGAAAAAATCCATTCGATCCTGAGTTTCTTTCCGAAAATATTTCTCCTATCTTAAAAGCTCTTCGTATCGGGATTACTGCTCCCAATCCTCATAATGTACAACCTTGGAAATTCAAACTTATAGACGATCATTCTGCGCTTTTGTATGTGGATGAAAGACGTTTATTAAAAGATACCGATCCTACCTTTCGACAAATCCATATAGGACAAGGGACCTTTCTAGAAAATCTAAGTTTAGGAACTCAAGTATTCGGTTATCTGGCAGAAGTTTCACTTTTTCCGGAAGGAAAATATACGATTGCGGATATGGGCAAAAAGCCGATCGCCAAAATTGTTTTAGTCAAACAAGAAGATCTGGTTCGAAATCCCTTGTCCGAATTTATTTCAGATAGAGTAACAAGAAGAAGTATTTACGAAGGTGATGATCTAACCCCGGATGATTTTGAAAAGATCTATAAAGATTCCACAGTCTTATATTCCGAACTAAAATTTGTCGCGAAAGAAGGATCGGAGAACTTAGGAAAACGATTGGTCGCTGCGATGCAAATGGAAACGGATACTTATAATACGTATGAAGAATCCAGAATTTGGTTTCGTTACAACGACGAAGAGATCGGAAAATATAAAGATGGGCTTTCTCTTAGAGCCAACGGGGTTTCAGGTTTGAAATATTATTTCGCTCGAAATTTTTTCTTAAAACATGGAGCAGAAAGTTGGCATTCGCCTGAAAATAAAAAAGCAGGTATGGATATGTTTACTTCCATGGTAGAAAGTTCTAAGGGATTTATTTTTCTGAAAACGAACCGTAATGAAATTATTGATTGGGTCCAAGCGGGAAGGGATTATCTTCGTTTGCATTTAGCCGCGACTAAAAACGGATTTTCTCTTCATCCGATGAGCCAAATTCTACAAGAATATCCTGAAATGGATCAGATCAGGAATGAATTCGAATCTTCTTTAAAGCCGGGAGAAAAAATCCAGATGTTGGTTCGTTTAGGAAGAAGCGACTATCATTATTATAGTCCGAGAAGAGATACTAAAGATTTTATCATTTAA
- a CDS encoding DUF488 family protein, with protein MEKRYWAELKSNPEGLEKLKVSMDEKVITFLYSSKNLEYNKAIVLKEFLSK; from the coding sequence ATGGAAAAAAGATATTGGGCAGAATTAAAATCCAACCCGGAAGGTTTGGAAAAATTAAAAGTTTCTATGGATGAAAAAGTGATCACCTTTTTATATTCTTCTAAAAATCTGGAATATAATAAAGCGATTGTGCTAAAGGAATTTTTGTCCAAATAA
- a CDS encoding acyl-CoA dehydrogenase family protein, translating into MNHPLRLAENPGLSSYDLTGYKGNRGKNFYEEDKILQRIVERYSSDYKPDHKKAMIDHLKGYGELVGGILDELTEASHKEGKYGEVVKYDRTGNRIDQIVYSHEQKLSRKISYDYGIVNLDFHDEWKFPFTDLHRQALTYLANQNGEGGVTCPLAMTEGMIRVLQGIGTEEQKKKYLPLVAGKGSFSHFMAGQYVTERVGGSNVGANRTIARKGEDGKWILNGEKWFCSNPGDLWVTTAKIEDTETVGLFLVPRIKDNGELNGHHILRKKDIIGSKGKLTVEIVYEDLEAEALGRPAHGIANLIRYVIRTSRVHVGLAASGMSRRAFMEAREYSRYRTAYGKKIQDFPAYSRELAEIRILYAALVMPIFRGIDWAQKGILAEQISTPLMKYRSSSLSSQITHRAIMALGGSGIIGDYTCLPRLHNDCIINETWEGTHLIITDHALGAMNRVKIRDSFVLELKKNFDSAKKYPELKAVAELGENFLLDWNKNIEEKPREWKETYRVDLSDQAYGALVLSEFLEQAVFDRASGSKRSRFDSFAKGFGAFLFRTLPKTFGDYESFRLDQEEVDEIVNW; encoded by the coding sequence ATGAATCATCCATTACGTTTAGCCGAAAACCCAGGTTTATCTTCTTACGACTTAACGGGTTATAAAGGAAATAGAGGTAAAAACTTTTACGAAGAGGATAAGATCCTCCAGAGAATAGTGGAGAGATACTCTTCCGATTATAAACCGGACCATAAGAAGGCTATGATAGATCATCTCAAAGGATATGGAGAATTGGTCGGCGGCATTTTAGACGAACTTACCGAGGCCTCTCATAAAGAAGGTAAATACGGAGAAGTAGTCAAATACGATCGAACAGGAAATCGTATCGATCAGATCGTTTATTCTCACGAACAAAAACTTTCCAGAAAGATATCGTACGATTATGGTATTGTTAATTTAGATTTTCATGATGAATGGAAGTTCCCTTTTACGGATCTCCACAGACAGGCTTTGACATATCTTGCAAACCAAAATGGTGAAGGTGGGGTAACCTGTCCCTTGGCGATGACCGAAGGTATGATCCGTGTGTTGCAAGGCATCGGAACGGAAGAACAGAAAAAAAAATATCTGCCTTTAGTGGCAGGAAAGGGTTCCTTCTCTCATTTTATGGCGGGACAGTATGTTACGGAGAGAGTGGGGGGAAGTAACGTAGGTGCCAACCGCACAATCGCAAGAAAGGGCGAAGATGGGAAATGGATCCTAAACGGAGAAAAATGGTTCTGCTCTAACCCGGGAGACCTTTGGGTCACAACGGCTAAAATAGAAGATACTGAAACAGTAGGTCTATTCTTGGTCCCAAGGATCAAAGATAATGGAGAGCTGAACGGTCACCATATATTAAGAAAAAAAGATATTATAGGCTCTAAGGGAAAACTTACCGTCGAGATCGTATACGAAGATCTGGAAGCGGAAGCTTTAGGAAGACCTGCCCATGGGATCGCAAACCTGATCCGTTATGTGATCCGAACTTCTAGGGTTCACGTCGGTCTTGCAGCTTCCGGAATGTCCAGAAGAGCATTTATGGAAGCCCGGGAATACTCCAGATACAGAACGGCCTACGGTAAGAAGATCCAGGATTTTCCTGCGTATTCCAGAGAACTTGCAGAGATAAGGATCTTGTATGCCGCTTTGGTCATGCCGATTTTCCGCGGGATCGATTGGGCTCAAAAAGGGATTTTAGCGGAACAGATCTCCACTCCTTTAATGAAGTATAGATCTTCTTCTCTTTCTTCTCAGATCACTCATAGAGCGATTATGGCTTTGGGTGGTTCCGGAATTATCGGTGATTACACTTGTTTGCCTAGACTTCATAATGATTGTATTATCAACGAGACTTGGGAAGGCACCCATTTGATCATCACCGATCACGCACTTGGTGCTATGAATAGGGTTAAGATCCGTGATTCTTTTGTTTTAGAATTAAAGAAAAATTTTGACTCAGCTAAAAAATATCCGGAATTAAAAGCCGTAGCAGAACTGGGAGAAAATTTTCTATTAGATTGGAATAAGAATATAGAAGAGAAACCAAGAGAATGGAAGGAAACTTACAGAGTGGATCTTTCCGACCAGGCATATGGCGCTTTGGTTCTTTCTGAATTCTTAGAGCAGGCTGTTTTTGATAGAGCTTCCGGTTCTAAAAGATCCAGATTCGATTCTTTTGCAAAAGGTTTCGGAGCTTTCTTATTTAGGACTCTTCCTAAAACTTTCGGAGACTATGAGTCTTTCCGTTTGGATCAGGAAGAAGTAGATGAGATCGTAAATTGGTAA
- the sppA gene encoding signal peptide peptidase SppA: MDRNRIALAITFVVTILSLFVGLINLVSNVSSSKLTKVDAGSGFGTDRLGAALIKIEGEIHSGQSGYDSAGAQTILQQLRSIEDDSNIVGILVEINSPGGSVGASQEIYKELMFLRKEKNKKVVVSMKDIAASGGYYIASAADKIFALGGTLTGSIGVIAIAPNIKGLLERYGVKVRTFKEGKYKDSLSLFRDSTPEEDAMIQKMLSDTYEEFIEDVSKGRNQTVKFVEALAEGRVYSGQDAFRNKLVDDIGGRREALAELSKLCNYDGTLPLFEEEVNPWERFFQLMQAKSGGFFGGEKVFLQELKRSPILVLYPNSMAW; the protein is encoded by the coding sequence GTGGACCGAAATCGTATCGCATTAGCAATCACCTTTGTTGTCACCATCCTCTCCTTGTTCGTTGGACTTATTAATTTAGTGTCCAACGTTTCCTCTTCTAAACTCACAAAAGTAGATGCGGGTTCCGGATTCGGGACCGACAGACTGGGAGCGGCCTTAATCAAGATTGAAGGGGAGATCCACTCCGGACAATCCGGCTATGATTCCGCAGGCGCTCAAACCATATTGCAGCAACTCAGATCAATCGAAGACGACTCTAATATCGTAGGCATCTTAGTAGAGATCAACTCTCCGGGAGGATCGGTGGGAGCCTCGCAAGAGATCTATAAAGAGTTAATGTTCCTTCGAAAGGAAAAAAACAAAAAGGTAGTGGTGTCTATGAAAGACATCGCTGCTTCCGGAGGATATTATATAGCTTCCGCTGCGGACAAAATTTTCGCATTAGGCGGAACCTTAACAGGCTCCATAGGAGTGATCGCGATCGCTCCGAATATCAAAGGACTCTTAGAAAGATACGGAGTCAAAGTCCGCACTTTCAAAGAAGGGAAATATAAGGATTCTCTTTCCCTATTCCGAGATAGCACCCCGGAAGAAGATGCAATGATCCAAAAAATGCTCTCCGACACATACGAAGAATTTATTGAAGATGTTTCCAAAGGAAGGAACCAAACCGTAAAATTCGTAGAGGCTCTGGCAGAAGGTAGGGTCTATTCAGGACAAGACGCATTCCGAAACAAATTAGTGGACGATATAGGCGGAAGAAGAGAAGCATTGGCGGAACTTTCTAAACTTTGCAATTATGATGGAACCCTTCCGTTATTCGAAGAAGAAGTAAATCCTTGGGAAAGATTCTTCCAACTGATGCAAGCAAAGTCCGGAGGATTTTTCGGCGGAGAAAAAGTGTTCCTTCAAGAGCTCAAACGTTCTCCCATTTTAGTTTTATATCCCAATTCAATGGCATGGTAA
- a CDS encoding SAM-dependent methyltransferase: MEFTIRPIAKVSNSRSEIQDDYWAEIVSEIELEENIPAESLDGIDTFSHLEIIYIFHKAIGLKPVLGSEHPRENKRWPKVGIFAQRKKNRPNHLGSTIVELLRRDGKKLLVKYLDAIDGTPVVDIKPVMREFLPMSGISQPDWSKELMINYWE; this comes from the coding sequence ATGGAATTTACGATTCGGCCGATCGCAAAGGTCTCCAACTCTAGATCAGAGATCCAGGATGATTACTGGGCAGAAATTGTTTCTGAGATCGAGTTGGAGGAAAATATTCCCGCTGAGTCCTTGGACGGGATCGATACTTTCTCCCATTTGGAGATTATTTATATCTTTCATAAGGCTATCGGACTGAAACCTGTTTTGGGCAGTGAACATCCTAGAGAGAATAAAAGATGGCCTAAGGTTGGTATCTTTGCTCAAAGAAAGAAAAATCGCCCGAATCATCTTGGCTCTACGATTGTAGAACTTTTGAGACGAGATGGGAAAAAACTTTTAGTGAAATATTTGGATGCGATCGATGGGACGCCGGTAGTGGATATAAAACCTGTGATGCGCGAATTCCTGCCTATGTCCGGGATTTCTCAGCCTGATTGGTCTAAAGAATTGATGATAAATTATTGGGAATAG
- a CDS encoding CPBP family intramembrane glutamic endopeptidase, which produces MNFSETGRIDLPEYKAGNRERFFILLSIGVFSVAVFEEVRAIFAVPVLLVLFLLIGLRSKWKSLFYLNIPLFVLSFINIFPYAKNLWPGTLIVALVFYFLSFSKIRKLGLLRWWAKGEVSGQILGLSVLFVFSASIALFLWFYLLDPDVSDIKENFPKGDIPVLIAAGIGFAIINAIAEEFLFRGILFEALLTARLSLFWVLVFQALSFGILHLYGFPRGWVGVVLAGIYGLMTGLIRILSKGIYYPVLVHFFADITIAGIVLFFAG; this is translated from the coding sequence ATGAATTTTTCGGAAACCGGCAGAATCGATCTACCTGAATACAAGGCCGGTAACCGAGAACGTTTTTTTATCCTCCTATCTATCGGTGTCTTTAGCGTTGCTGTTTTCGAAGAAGTTCGGGCCATATTTGCGGTCCCTGTCCTGTTAGTTCTGTTTTTGCTAATCGGATTACGATCCAAATGGAAGTCCTTATTTTATCTGAATATCCCGTTATTCGTATTATCTTTTATTAATATATTTCCTTATGCCAAAAATCTTTGGCCTGGGACGTTGATCGTTGCATTAGTTTTTTACTTTTTGTCTTTTTCTAAAATTCGCAAGTTAGGTTTATTACGATGGTGGGCTAAGGGGGAAGTTTCCGGACAGATTCTGGGACTTTCCGTTCTATTCGTATTTTCCGCAAGTATCGCTTTATTTCTTTGGTTTTATCTTTTAGATCCGGATGTCAGCGATATCAAAGAGAATTTTCCTAAAGGGGATATTCCGGTGTTGATAGCAGCCGGAATAGGTTTTGCGATCATAAATGCGATTGCAGAGGAATTTTTATTTAGAGGGATCTTATTCGAGGCATTGCTAACGGCGAGGCTTTCTCTTTTTTGGGTTTTAGTGTTCCAAGCATTGAGTTTTGGGATCTTACATTTGTATGGATTTCCACGCGGTTGGGTAGGGGTAGTACTCGCAGGGATCTACGGTTTGATGACCGGGCTGATCCGGATCTTAAGTAAGGGAATTTATTATCCGGTGTTAGTGCACTTCTTTGCGGATATTACAATAGCAGGGATTGTTTTGTTTTTTGCCGGTTAA
- a CDS encoding tetratricopeptide repeat protein: MEKKAPRKIPAKRRIFTEILKENYTVAITLIDREMSETGKDPELLYNFAICCSRTGNHKKCVSVIEELLEEFPKFSERDNAFRMMIYSLIRTGDYKTALARTEERLKLSLDDIILLSLKASALEKSGDTKGAIETHLRILRLRPEQKNSLNSVAYLLLEGKEPNQEDLKLAMENIKRALQLDPENPAYLDSFGVLLSKLGKPEEARKAFEKAITKAPTEDIILEHLKKLSQTNRQAT, encoded by the coding sequence ATGGAAAAGAAAGCTCCGAGAAAGATCCCAGCCAAAAGAAGGATTTTTACCGAAATCCTAAAAGAGAATTATACTGTCGCGATCACTCTAATCGACAGAGAAATGTCCGAGACCGGAAAAGATCCGGAACTACTTTATAATTTTGCAATATGTTGTTCCAGGACCGGAAATCACAAAAAGTGCGTTTCAGTGATCGAAGAACTTTTGGAAGAATTCCCGAAATTCTCGGAAAGAGATAACGCATTCAGAATGATGATCTATTCTCTGATTCGGACCGGAGATTATAAGACCGCTTTGGCAAGAACGGAAGAACGTCTCAAACTTTCATTGGATGATATCATTCTTCTTTCCCTAAAAGCATCCGCATTGGAGAAATCAGGCGACACAAAGGGTGCGATCGAAACCCACCTGAGAATTTTACGACTGAGACCTGAGCAAAAAAACAGCCTAAATTCCGTTGCATACCTGCTTTTAGAGGGAAAAGAGCCGAATCAGGAAGACCTCAAGCTTGCGATGGAGAATATAAAGAGGGCATTGCAGTTAGATCCGGAAAACCCAGCGTATTTGGATTCTTTCGGAGTTCTGCTATCCAAATTAGGAAAACCGGAAGAAGCCAGAAAAGCCTTCGAAAAAGCGATTACCAAAGCTCCGACAGAAGATATCATTCTGGAGCATTTGAAAAAACTATCTCAAACAAATAGACAAGCGACTTGA